The DNA region ttgactcttaggtaTTTCTCTCAGACGAAGAGGACTTTTATTTCTTGCTTGTTGAAGAATATTTTAGACTCAAATGAAAATTCTAGCTCAATTTCTTACTTCTGAAAATCTTCAAGTCctccttttatacttcaagaGCTTCTAGGGTTTGTTGAGAGCCGTTAGTGCGTGTAGAGAATCTTGAGTACTAGTCGTTGGATCAAACGGTCTTCTTATaaggtgcattaaatgcattgtGTACTTTGCTGAAGCAAAATGCTACAAAGTGTATCTTGTCGGTTGGTTCGTAGCATAAGCAGCAATGTTCCAGTCCTTTAGTGAGAGAAAGATGAACCTTTGATGGTGACAACGTTATCCTTGTTTCCTTGTCCTTGTTAAATATCACGTGATTCTTTACACTTGACTTTATCCTCAAGAATATCAAAGAGCTTTCAATTTGAATGTGTCGCTCTTTCTCTAGACATTGGTTCCATTGGTCAGGTTACAGGATAAACGATAAATAGCTTCATGAGTGTGTGGTCTTCTCTTCTGACGGATGATTAATTTTGCTTGGACGGATCTTGTATAGTTTGTCCTGAAGTTTTGATTGTACCTATATAGATGATCATTGATTCTTGTATTGTATGGACCGTCTTTTATCTTGATCAATTTACTCTTCTCTTGCTCAGACGATCTGGCTGGTTTGACTTTCTTTGCCTGTATAGTCTCTCTTGAGCGTCTTCTTACTTTGACATTTCTAGTACATGACTGACACGTCTTCTCGCATTGTCTTGTACTATATCATCAGACGATGGGGATGTGAAGCATAGAAGTTATTTCCTGAATTATAATTTACATGAAATATTTAACTACTTatgctcttgaaaattgttatgatTCAAAATATGATTAACGATCTTATGAATGCTTCTTGATTAGCATATAAGCATCAACTAATTAAGTACCATCAACCTCTCGTAAAATGATGTTCGGCATATGAACCTTTAGTATCAGAGTATGTTCAACACACATAACTTTCAAGCTAGACTTCTACGATACTTGTCCTTGGTCATTGACTTCTTAAGAAACGAGCTATCATCAGCATATGTTTTACTTAAGAAACAATCTTCGTATCTTGAGAGAAAGTACTAGAACGGACATCCTTCTTTCATATTAATCTGTATGTTAAAATAAAGGGCCTTCTACACGATTCAACATCTGATTTGGACTTGATAGATTTCTTCTACGAATATCCTCTTTAATTAAGCATAGGTTCTTCATTTAGAAAGTCTTCTAAGAAAGCTTTCTTGCTAAAGCATAGTTCAAATAAAATACTACAAAAAGTTAAATATCAATAGATTGTTATCATCGAAACAAAGAGTGTGGTCATATTCTGGATCCAACAAAATTTTATCTTTGTAGTGGGCGCAGTATCATGATTGTCAAAGAAACAAGTTGCACGCTCATAAAAACTAGAGCTTTTCAAAAGATAAAACTGTAAAACTTATTTCAACATgtcaaaatacaaattaaacaaGCAACTCTCATAAAAACTAAAGATTTTCAAAACATGAAAATGTAGCATTTATTTCAACATATatcaaaatacaaattaaacaaGCAACTCTTCCAATACTTGTTCAAGTACAAGCTTTTAACAATGTATCGGATTGCATTACAATTTGCAAAGTAAATTaaattcatcaaaatcaactaaaAATTAAACTACAAGCTTAATTATTCTCCCATAAGCTTGAAACATATATAGATGAAAACAGAAACTAGAACAAGCCACAATAGTGCTTGGAGGAGCTAGCTTGTTGCTGCGGCATAAAAATTTCACGGCCAAGACCAGAAGGGACGAAGCATTGGCATCACAGCGAATTTCATTGTCCCATTGTTGCAGTGGAAGCCGTTTCTCTCGCCACAACCGAAAAAGTGAGGTTGCCACTTCTTCAACACAAACTTGAAGCCTTCACCTCCTCCTTGAGTGGGATTTGCTAGCATTCTAGCCCTTTTAATATCACACTTCATAAAGCTATAGAAATCTTTAAACATGTAAACGCTGTGTGGGAAAGTGGAGGCATTTGGAGCTTCAAACTTGAAAACTGCACAAATATATCAATTCATATAAATATTTTAGCTAAGTTAGCATCATTAATCATTAGCAATAATTAAGCTGACAATGACATGCATATATGCAAAAATGAATGAGGAGGAGTTATGTCCTCAAGAAAATTGACCTAGAGTATCATTGAGGTAAAATGGAGCACTCTTGATAGCCCAGTCAGAGTAATTGTAGCCGAAGTGCCAATGCTCAGAACCACCAACAAGTATCTGCTTtggctgttgttgttgttgttgttctgttTTGTTATTGTAGTTGTGATTTCCAAATCTGGACCACCAATCAGTGTAGTTGAAACCAGAGGACCACTCCTTGTTGGCCATGCTCACTGCAAACATTGAAACAGTTATAACTAGCATCATGATAAGTCCCTGTGCGAATTTCACAGCCATGGTATTGGTATATGTTCCTATAGTCTCTCCGATTTGATTTAATGTAAGCTAGGGAGTATTGTGTATGATGAGTTGTGGTTTGGTGAGCATGTTTGGAGATGAAGAGGGCTTATATAGGGAGAGTGAAGGGAGCGTGAGACATGAAAATCATGGAATTGTTGTGATGGTGGAAAATGGCCAAATTAATGTTGGTGGGTAATTGGGTATTGGAAATATATGGAACCTAGCCTCTGTAGGATTTTCCCGCAAAGACTGAAGTCAACTTTTCCTCCACGTCTAACTTCTTTCAATTTGTGTAATGTAATTCAATTGGTTTTCTAGAAAAGTTGTGTAAGCAACCTATTTAATTGGAAGTAGATTTCtaaaattttaagttttaacttatTTATAGATAAAAACCTCGTGGGGAGAGTTAGCCCTACAATGATGTGAATGTTTCTGGCTTGAAGATGATTGGTTCCAAACGAGGAACCTGTCTTACACCAAAAGTGTTGATTAAAATAACtacaacttatttttaaaaaggaCGTATACACAAATAGCATTTAGCAACTAATTTAGATTGAGAGGTAAATCGATAAATGTGTAAAgaaagtttttttaattaaatttattatagtTTACCTAGTAATTTTAAAAAGTGATAGTATTTTAACACGTCCCTTTTACCTATTTAATTAGGGGTTCATTTAGTGTACACAAGGATTTCCTTGTGCAAGGTTACACAAATCTAGGATGACCTCTTATTATAGGTCCATCcggttaaataatttttttataaaaagttttttttttttttttaagttctgTCTCCATCTCCTCTTCACCACCCTCAACCACCTTGCCCTCAGccccaaccaccaccaccataccttcttctctcctctccctcCCAACTTCAATGGTTTTTCACGTAGATCTCGTTCCCTGCAGCCCCAATCAACCATCGACCACCACATCCCTCTGCAAAGCCTTCACCACCACCCGCAACAAACCCCAGACCCGAGTTCCTCCGTCACCGCATTCGGCAGATCTGAGCTCCTCCCCCGTCACACTCCCGTCTTCCCCTTCATTGAAGTTGTGTGCCATCCATCTTCAGAACCGCCACGAACTGCCATGTCACCATCAAAAAATCCCCACGAATCGCCGCGCTTGAAGCTGCTCCGTCACACGTCGAAGTCGCGCGCCGCCCTCCTCATCTGGGTTTTTCTCAATCGTTTCTTTATGTTTCTTTGTCCCTCGTTTACTCTTCTGTCTTTTCTGGCAACGTTGATGCTTGACAAGGGAAGGTGATGAAGCTTTGTTACTTGGAAGGAATAAGATAAGATCAAAGGTTGAGAGTGATGAATAACTTTTGCTGAATGAAGACAAAATCATTTTTTCTCTGTATGTGCCAGCAATTCTTGTACAATGGCTGCTTTAATATGGGACAAAGTATTTTTAACCGTATTGATGGTGGTGATCGGTGGG from Lotus japonicus ecotype B-129 chromosome 2, LjGifu_v1.2 includes:
- the LOC130735188 gene encoding uncharacterized protein LOC130735188 — translated: MAVKFAQGLIMMLVITVSMFAVSMANKEWSSGFNYTDWWSRFGNHNYNNKTEQQQQQQPKQILVGGSEHWHFGYNYSDWAIKSAPFYLNDTLVFKFEAPNASTFPHSVYMFKDFYSFMKCDIKRARMLANPTQGGGEGFKFVLKKWQPHFFGCGERNGFHCNNGTMKFAVMPMLRPFWSWP